From a region of the Vidua macroura isolate BioBank_ID:100142 chromosome 3, ASM2450914v1, whole genome shotgun sequence genome:
- the GGPS1 gene encoding geranylgeranyl pyrophosphate synthase isoform X2, translating into MLHNASLLVDDIEDNSKLRRGFPVAHSIYGIPSVINCANYVYFLGLEKVLTLDHPDAVKVFTRQLLELHKGQGLDIYWRDTYTCPTEAEYKAMVLQKTGGLFGLAVGLMQLFSNYKKDLKPLLNTLGLFFQIRDDYANLHSKEYSENKSFCEDLTEGKFSFPTIHAIWSRPESTQVQNILRQRTENIDIKKYCVHYLENVGSFEYTRNTLKELESEAYKQIESLGGNPELVALVQQLSKMFKEPEN; encoded by the coding sequence ATGTTGCACAATGCAAGCCTACTTGTGGATGATATTGAAGATAACTCAAAGCTACGACGGGGCTTTCCAGTGGCGCACAGTATCTATGGAATTCCATCTGTAATCAACTGTGCtaattatgtttattttcttggctTAGAGAAGGTTTTAACCCTTGATCATCCAGATGCTGTTAAAGTTTTTACCCGTCAACTTCTGGAGCTTCATAAAGGTCAAGGCTTGGATATTTACTGGAGGGATACTTACACCTGTCCTACAGAGGCTGAGTATAAAGCGATGGTACTGCAAAAGACAGGCGGTCTCTTTGGATTAGCTGTAGGCCTCATGCAGCTGTTCTCGAATTATAAAAAAGACTTAAAGCCACTTCTTAACACACTTGGTCTCTTCTTCCAAATAAGAGATGACTATGCCAACTTGCACTCCAAAGAATATAGTGAGAACAAGAGTTTTTGTGAAGATTTAACTGAGGGCAAGTTCTCATTCCCAACCATTCATGCAATTTGGTCAAGACCTGAAAGTACTCAGGTGCAAAACATTTTACGTCAAAGGACAGAGAACatagatataaaaaaatactgtgtacATTACCTTGAAAATGTTGGTTCCTTTGAGTACACTCGGAATACATTGAAAGAGCTTGAATCTGAAGCCTATAAACAAATTGAATCACTTGGGGGAAACCCTGAGCTTGTAGCACTAGTTCAACAGCTGAGCAAAATGTTCAAAGaacctgaaaattaa